One stretch of Macaca nemestrina isolate mMacNem1 chromosome 17, mMacNem.hap1, whole genome shotgun sequence DNA includes these proteins:
- the LOC105472270 gene encoding large ribosomal subunit protein uL14 — protein sequence MSKRGRGGSSGAKFRISLGLPVGAVINCADNTGAKNLYIISVKGIKGRLNRLPAAGVGDMVMATVKKGKPELRKKVHPAVVIRQRKSYRRKDGVFLYFEDNAGVIVNNKGEMKGSAITGPVAKECADLWPRIASNAGSIA from the exons ATGTCGAAGCGAG GACGTGGTGGGTCCTCTGGTGCGAAATTCCGGATTTCCTTGGGTCTTCCGGTAGGAGCTGTGATCAATTGTGCTGACAACACAG GAGCCAAAAACCTGTATATCATCTCCGTGAAGGGGATCAAGGGACGGCTGAACAGACTTCCCGCTGCTGGTGTGGGTGACATGGTGATGGCCACAGTCAAGAAAGGCAAACCAGAGCTCAGAAAAAAGG taCATCCAGCAGTGGTCATTCGACAACGAAAGTCATACCGTAGAAAAGATGGCgtgtttctttattttgaagataATGCAGGGGTCATAGTGAACAATAAAGGCGAGATGAAAG GTTCCGCCATTACAGGACCAGTAGCAAAGGAGTGTGCAGACTTGTGGCCCCGGATTGCATCCAATGCTGGCAGCATTGCATGA